The Gallus gallus isolate bGalGal1 chromosome 3, bGalGal1.mat.broiler.GRCg7b, whole genome shotgun sequence genome window below encodes:
- the WTAP gene encoding pre-mRNA-splicing regulator WTAP isoform X3 translates to MNISKKTCILCYMDCISSTQSKLQGPDIGHHIKKENRLLPLAELQASRTLCSQIPSGAAHLKDLGESVGKCSVRQSSQSLKLFKALMFKSQTGKKLMAKCRMLIQENQELGRQLSQGRIAQLEAELALQKKYSEELKSSQDELNDFIIQLDEEVEGMQSTILVLQQQLKETRQQLAQYQQQQSQASNPGTSRTPSSEPTDQGEAVGKDCSRLANGPSNGSSSHQRTSGPGFYREGSSTEDDFPASPGNGNKLSNHSEDRTGRGGGSYINQLSTGYESVDSPTGSENSLTHHSNDTDSNHDPQEEKTVSMKGNRTAGSRHVQNGLDSNVNVQGSVL, encoded by the exons ATGAACATCTCTAAGAAAACTTGCATCTTGTGTTACATGGATTGTATTAGCTCAACACAATCTAAACTTCAAGGACCCGACATTGGACATCacatcaagaaagaaaacaggttgCTGCCTTTAGCAGAATTGCAGGCTTCCAGGACCTTATGCAGCCAGATTCCTTCTGGAGCAGCCCATCTGAAAGATTTGGGGGAGTCAGTTGGAAAATGCTCAGTGAGGCAGAGTTCGCAGAGCTTAAAATTGTTTAAGGCTTTAATGTTTAAAAG ccaAACAGGCAAAAAGTTAATGGCGAAGTGTCGAATGCTTATCCAGGAGAATCAAGAGCTTGGAAGGCAGCTGTCCCAAGGACGTATTGCACAGCTTGAGGCAGAGTTGGCTTTACAGAAGAAATATAGTGAGGAACTTAAAAGCAGTCAGGATG aaTTGAATGACTTCATCATCCAGCTTGATGAGGAGGTAGAGGGTATGCAGAGTACCATTCTagtgcttcagcagcagttGAAGGAGACTCGCCAGCAGTTGGCGCAgtaccagcagcagcagtcccagGCCTCCAACCCAGGTACCAGCAGGACTCCATCTTCTGAGCCTACAGACCAGGGAGAGGCTGTGGGTAAAGACTGCAGCCGCCTGGCTAACGGACCAAGCAATGGTAGCTCCTCCCATCAGCGGACGTCTGGGCCTGGATTTTATAGGGAGGGTAGCAGCACAGAAGATGACTTCCCGGCTTCTCCAGGGAATGGTAATAAGCTGTCCAACCACTCTGAAGATAGAACTGGTAGAGGAGGTGGTAGCTACATAAACCAACTCAGTACTGGGTATGAAAGTGTAGACTCTCCCACTGGCAGTGAAAACTCTCTCACTCACCATTCAAATGACACAGACTCCAATCATGATCCTCAAGAGGAGAAAACAGTAAGCATGAAAGGTAACAGAACTGCGGGTTCTCGGCATGTCCAGAATGGTTTGGACTCCAATGTAAATGTGCAGGGTTCAgttttgtaa